A part of Eubacterium sp. AB3007 genomic DNA contains:
- a CDS encoding type I restriction endonuclease subunit R, whose translation MGDTEIGRDHYRNGEDDTMVFKTEAEFESALIRRLADAGWVNHATGEAEVLQYKTEKDLIQNWAEILYENNNSIDRLNDAPLTDGEMQQILEQIRNLRTPVRLNGFINGKTVSIKRDNPADQLHFGHEISLKIYDRQEIAGGQSRYQIAEQPVFPAKRKLLNDRRGDFTLLINGMPVIHVELKKSGIPVSQACYQIEKYAHEGVFTGLFSLVQIFVAMTPEETIYFANPGPDGKFNSDYYFHWADFNNEPINDWERVAEGLLSIPMAHQMIGFYTVADDTDETLKVMRSYQYYAASAISQAVAKRKWSEQRQRGGYIWHTTGSGKTMTSFKSAQLIAGSGDADKVVFLMDRIELGTQSLQEYRGFADDAESVQATENTDVLVTKLKSNDPANTLIVSSIQKMSRVMEEGGYKAKDIELINRKRIVFIIDECHRDTFGEMLMNIKNTFPGAMFFGFTGTPIHDENKKKLSTTTDVFGNELHRYSIADGIRDKNVLGFDPTMVMTYRDVELREAVALEKARANSLTEVLEDPAKKEIYYKYMDHTPMAGHKGEDGRYVRGIEDFVQAAQYDREEHREAVVKDIRQNWQRLSRGGLFHAIFATSSIPEAIEYYRLIRKRIPQLKVTALFDPNIDNNPGGLFKEDGLVDILKDYNEAYCVHYTLPTYAAYKKDVSLRLAHKAPYAGLANDPDKQIDLLIVVDQMLTGFDSRWVNTLYLDKLLRYEALIQAFSRTNRLFDPAEKPFGIIRYYRKPHTMHRNIEDAFSLYSGERPYGIFVSKLGENLKKMNAVYEDIAFLFESEGVGDFGKLPDDVDARGRFASLFKAFNTYLESAVIQGFSWKDSTYSVEGDDGKTEKIKVVPDEKTFLTLAQRYKELFPGGGDPAGGGGDIPYDIDPHLTEINTGAIDHSYMESRFRKYLKELQDGVEETRALTELHKSFAVLTQEQQKFAKIFLTDVQQGNIMVAEDKTFMDYCNQYQAEAHNDRIHRFAEAVGVDEDSLRDFMNLGVTEDNINVYGRFDNLKATVDKSTAQNYFERAEGKPVKPFRVPAKVDTILRKFILSGGFDVD comes from the coding sequence ATGGGAGATACTGAAATAGGCAGGGATCATTACCGGAACGGAGAGGACGATACTATGGTGTTTAAGACAGAAGCGGAATTCGAAAGCGCGTTGATCCGGCGGCTTGCCGATGCGGGATGGGTGAACCATGCCACGGGCGAGGCGGAGGTTCTTCAGTATAAGACGGAGAAAGATCTGATCCAGAACTGGGCAGAGATACTGTATGAGAACAACAACAGCATCGACCGTCTGAACGATGCCCCATTGACTGACGGCGAGATGCAGCAGATCCTGGAGCAGATTCGGAACCTGCGCACGCCGGTACGGCTGAACGGATTCATCAACGGCAAGACCGTGTCCATCAAGCGGGATAACCCGGCGGATCAGCTGCATTTCGGTCACGAGATCAGCCTGAAGATCTATGACCGTCAGGAGATCGCTGGGGGGCAAAGCCGTTATCAGATCGCTGAGCAGCCGGTGTTCCCTGCCAAAAGAAAACTGCTGAATGACCGGCGGGGGGATTTCACTCTGCTAATCAACGGAATGCCGGTGATCCACGTAGAGCTAAAGAAGAGCGGCATTCCTGTCAGCCAGGCCTGTTATCAGATCGAGAAATACGCCCATGAGGGCGTGTTTACCGGGCTGTTCTCCCTGGTACAGATCTTTGTGGCCATGACCCCGGAAGAGACCATCTACTTTGCCAACCCCGGGCCGGATGGCAAGTTCAACTCGGACTACTATTTCCACTGGGCAGACTTCAACAACGAGCCGATCAACGACTGGGAACGGGTCGCAGAGGGACTTTTGTCTATCCCCATGGCGCACCAGATGATCGGCTTCTACACGGTGGCAGACGACACCGATGAGACGCTGAAGGTCATGCGTAGCTATCAGTATTACGCGGCCTCGGCCATCTCCCAGGCAGTGGCGAAACGCAAATGGTCAGAGCAGAGACAGCGCGGCGGCTATATCTGGCATACCACGGGTTCCGGCAAGACCATGACCAGTTTCAAGTCAGCACAGCTCATCGCTGGGTCTGGTGACGCAGACAAAGTCGTGTTCCTGATGGATCGCATCGAGCTGGGCACGCAGTCTCTCCAGGAGTACCGTGGATTCGCTGACGACGCTGAATCGGTGCAGGCGACGGAGAACACCGACGTGCTGGTCACAAAGCTGAAGAGTAACGATCCTGCCAACACCTTGATCGTATCCTCCATTCAGAAGATGAGCCGTGTCATGGAGGAAGGCGGCTACAAGGCGAAAGATATTGAGTTAATCAACCGGAAACGGATCGTGTTCATCATCGACGAATGCCATCGAGACACCTTCGGGGAGATGCTGATGAACATCAAGAACACCTTCCCGGGTGCCATGTTCTTCGGATTTACCGGCACGCCAATCCACGATGAAAACAAGAAGAAATTGAGTACCACGACAGACGTCTTCGGAAATGAACTCCACCGGTATTCCATCGCCGACGGCATCCGGGATAAGAACGTCCTTGGATTCGATCCTACCATGGTGATGACCTATAGAGATGTGGAACTGCGGGAGGCGGTGGCGCTAGAGAAGGCTAGGGCGAACAGTCTTACCGAAGTGCTGGAGGATCCTGCCAAGAAGGAGATCTATTATAAATATATGGATCACACTCCCATGGCGGGACATAAGGGTGAGGACGGGAGGTATGTCCGTGGGATCGAAGACTTTGTCCAAGCGGCGCAGTATGACCGTGAGGAACACCGGGAAGCTGTGGTAAAAGATATTCGTCAGAATTGGCAGCGGCTGAGCCGTGGAGGGTTGTTCCACGCGATCTTTGCCACCAGCAGCATCCCCGAGGCGATCGAATACTACCGACTTATCAGAAAGAGGATCCCGCAGCTGAAGGTGACGGCTTTGTTCGATCCGAATATCGACAATAATCCCGGGGGTCTATTCAAAGAGGACGGTCTGGTGGATATCCTGAAGGATTATAACGAGGCTTACTGCGTGCACTATACGCTGCCCACCTATGCGGCCTACAAAAAAGACGTTTCTCTGCGTCTGGCCCACAAAGCCCCCTATGCTGGGCTTGCCAATGATCCGGACAAACAGATCGACCTGCTGATCGTGGTGGATCAGATGCTCACAGGATTTGATTCCAGGTGGGTGAATACTTTGTATCTGGACAAACTCCTGCGTTACGAGGCACTGATCCAGGCGTTCTCCCGCACCAACCGGCTGTTCGATCCGGCGGAGAAACCTTTCGGGATCATACGATATTACCGGAAACCTCACACCATGCACAGGAATATCGAGGATGCGTTCAGCCTGTATTCCGGAGAGCGGCCCTACGGGATCTTTGTCAGCAAGCTAGGAGAGAACCTGAAGAAGATGAACGCCGTCTATGAGGACATTGCCTTCCTGTTCGAGTCGGAGGGGGTAGGAGATTTCGGGAAACTCCCGGACGATGTGGATGCCAGAGGACGGTTTGCCAGTCTGTTCAAGGCGTTCAACACATACCTGGAGTCCGCCGTGATACAGGGGTTCTCATGGAAGGACAGCACCTATTCCGTCGAAGGAGATGACGGGAAGACGGAGAAGATCAAGGTCGTTCCGGACGAGAAGACCTTCCTGACCCTCGCTCAGAGATACAAGGAGCTTTTCCCCGGGGGCGGTGATCCCGCTGGAGGCGGCGGGGATATCCCTTACGACATCGATCCGCATCTCACCGAGATCAATACCGGTGCAATCGACCACAGCTATATGGAGTCCCGGTTTCGGAAATACCTGAAGGAACTTCAGGACGGTGTGGAAGAGACCAGAGCCCTGACCGAACTGCACAAGTCTTTCGCTGTACTGACTCAGGAACAGCAGAAATTTGCGAAGATCTTCCTGACGGATGTGCAGCAGGGGAACATCATGGTTGCCGAGGATAAGACGTTCATGGACTACTGCAACCAGTACCAGGCAGAGGCTCATAACGACCGGATCCATCGGTTTGCAGAAGCCGTCGGCGTGGACGAAGATAGCTTGCGTGATTTCATGAATCTGGGAGTGACAGAGGACAATATCAATGTGTATGGGCGTTTCGACAACCTGAAGGCGACTGTGGACAAATCCACCGCTCAGAATTATTTTGAGCGAGCAGAGGGCAAGCCGGTCAAGCCTTTCCGCGTCCCGGCCAAGGTGGACACGATCCTGCGGAAGTTCATCCTGAGCGGCGGGTTTGATGTGGATTGA
- a CDS encoding biotin--[acetyl-CoA-carboxylase] ligase, whose amino-acid sequence MTKDQVLAILAREKEFVSGERISEQIGVTRAAVSGAVKALRKDGYEITSVTNRGYRLESGPDHLTAGSIGAFLPEARMGSVLVMEQVDSTNKKLRELSYEGAPDGQVVIADAQTGGRGRRGRSFYSPEGKGIYMSYLLRPDTAPAETVSLTAWTAVAVARAMEKVSGRAPSIKWVNDLLLNGGKICGILTELSVESETGMVDSIIIGIGVNVNQEQEEFPEEIQEIATSMAAALGHPVSRAALGAAMVAELDRMRAEWPAARADYLEAYRQLDITAGSDVMVLAADGARSAKALCINEDFSLEVEYPDGRKEALSSGEVSLRICR is encoded by the coding sequence ATGACAAAGGATCAGGTGCTGGCCATTCTGGCCAGGGAGAAGGAGTTTGTGTCCGGGGAGCGGATCAGTGAGCAGATCGGCGTGACCCGGGCGGCGGTAAGCGGTGCAGTGAAGGCGCTGCGGAAGGACGGATATGAGATCACATCGGTGACCAACCGGGGTTACCGGCTGGAGTCCGGACCGGATCATCTGACGGCGGGGAGCATCGGGGCGTTTCTGCCGGAGGCGCGGATGGGATCCGTGCTGGTGATGGAGCAGGTGGACTCCACCAACAAGAAGCTCAGGGAACTGTCCTACGAGGGGGCACCGGATGGACAGGTGGTCATCGCGGATGCACAGACCGGAGGGCGGGGACGCCGGGGACGGTCGTTTTACTCGCCGGAGGGGAAAGGCATCTATATGTCCTACCTTTTGAGGCCGGATACGGCGCCGGCGGAGACGGTTTCGCTCACCGCGTGGACGGCGGTGGCCGTGGCGCGGGCCATGGAGAAGGTGTCGGGCCGCGCCCCTTCCATCAAATGGGTGAATGACCTGCTTCTGAATGGAGGCAAGATATGCGGTATCCTGACGGAACTGTCAGTGGAGAGCGAGACGGGGATGGTGGACAGCATCATCATTGGCATCGGGGTCAACGTCAACCAGGAACAGGAGGAGTTTCCAGAGGAGATCCAGGAGATCGCCACGTCCATGGCGGCAGCGCTGGGGCACCCGGTATCCCGGGCGGCGCTGGGCGCGGCCATGGTGGCGGAACTGGACCGGATGCGGGCGGAATGGCCGGCTGCCCGGGCAGACTATCTGGAGGCCTACAGGCAGCTGGACATCACGGCGGGGAGCGACGTGATGGTGCTGGCGGCCGATGGGGCAAGGTCCGCGAAGGCTTTGTGCATCAACGAGGATTTCTCACTGGAGGTGGAGTACCCGGATGGACGGAAAGAGGCTTTGTCCAGCGGAGAAGTGTCCCTGCGGATCTGCCGCTGA
- the rbr gene encoding rubrerythrin, producing MKYAGTQTEKNLWEAFAGESQARNKYTYFASKAKKEGFEQIAALFQKTADNEKEHAKLWFKELEGIGDTAANLEAAAEGENYEWTDMYKEFAETAEKEGFPELAQKFRLVGEIEKHHEERYRALLHNVEAQEVFKKSEVKVWECRNCGHIVVGTEAPEVCPTCAHPQSYFEVHLENY from the coding sequence ATGAAATACGCAGGTACACAGACAGAGAAGAACCTTTGGGAGGCGTTCGCCGGAGAATCCCAGGCGAGAAACAAGTACACCTACTTTGCGTCCAAGGCCAAGAAGGAAGGGTTTGAGCAGATCGCAGCTCTGTTCCAGAAGACAGCAGATAACGAGAAGGAACACGCCAAGCTGTGGTTCAAGGAACTGGAAGGCATCGGTGATACCGCGGCTAACCTGGAAGCTGCTGCAGAGGGTGAGAACTACGAGTGGACAGACATGTACAAGGAATTCGCGGAGACCGCCGAGAAGGAAGGGTTCCCTGAGCTGGCTCAGAAGTTCCGCCTGGTCGGTGAGATCGAGAAGCATCATGAGGAGAGATATCGTGCTCTGCTGCACAACGTAGAGGCGCAGGAGGTCTTCAAGAAGAGCGAGGTCAAGGTCTGGGAGTGCAGAAACTGCGGTCACATCGTGGTTGGCACCGAGGCGCCGGAGGTATGTCCGACATGCGCTCATCCGCAGAGCTACTTTGAGGTGCATTTGGAGAATTATTAA
- the thrH gene encoding bifunctional phosphoserine phosphatase/homoserine phosphotransferase ThrH yields MNIVCLDMEGVLVPEIWINFAEVSGIPELKITTREEPDYDKLMRYRLKILKEHGLGLTEIQEVIGKIDPIPGAKEFLDELRTITQVIVLSDTFEQFAAPLMRKLNWPMLMCNTLEVAPDGEIVDFHMRCDHSKLTTVKGLQAIGYDTIASGDSHNDLEMIQASKAGFLFKSTEQIKQDYPQIPAYEEYDELLAAIKAAL; encoded by the coding sequence ATGAATATCGTTTGTTTAGACATGGAAGGCGTTCTGGTACCGGAGATCTGGATCAACTTCGCTGAGGTCAGTGGGATCCCGGAGCTGAAGATCACCACCAGGGAGGAGCCGGACTACGATAAGCTTATGCGCTATCGGCTGAAGATCCTGAAGGAGCACGGTCTGGGTCTGACGGAGATCCAGGAGGTGATCGGCAAGATCGACCCGATCCCGGGCGCGAAGGAGTTTCTGGACGAGCTTCGGACCATTACTCAGGTAATCGTGCTGAGCGATACTTTTGAACAGTTCGCGGCCCCGCTGATGCGGAAACTGAACTGGCCCATGCTGATGTGTAACACCCTGGAGGTGGCGCCGGACGGCGAGATCGTGGACTTCCATATGCGCTGCGATCACTCCAAGCTCACCACGGTGAAGGGACTGCAGGCCATCGGCTACGACACCATTGCCAGCGGAGACAGCCACAACGATCTGGAGATGATCCAGGCCAGCAAGGCAGGCTTCCTATTCAAGAGCACGGAGCAGATCAAGCAAGACTATCCGCAGATCCCGGCGTACGAGGAGTACGACGAGTTGCTGGCAGCCATCAAGGCTGCGCTTTAG